From Cellulophaga lytica DSM 7489, a single genomic window includes:
- the folE gene encoding GTP cyclohydrolase I FolE, translating to MKIESTIEGFDEEMDNDHLSAAEDTPLREDAFDLNDDQKIEKIQASVRDILTTLGMDLTDDSLNDTPKRVAKMFVKDIFGGLNPERKPKSSSFDNKYKYGEMLVEKNITLYSTCEHHLLPIVGIAHVAYISNGTVVGLSKMNRIVDYYAKRPQVQERLNIQIVRELQEVLGTEDVACVIDAKHLCVNSRGIRDIQSSTVTAEYGGKFKEQATRKEFLDYIKLDTNF from the coding sequence ATGAAAATAGAAAGCACCATAGAAGGGTTTGATGAAGAAATGGATAACGACCATTTATCTGCAGCTGAAGACACCCCTTTAAGAGAAGACGCTTTTGATCTTAATGACGACCAAAAGATAGAAAAAATACAAGCCAGCGTTAGAGATATATTAACGACTTTAGGAATGGACTTAACAGACGACAGTTTAAATGACACTCCTAAACGTGTTGCTAAAATGTTTGTTAAAGATATTTTTGGTGGATTAAACCCTGAAAGAAAACCAAAATCTTCTTCGTTTGATAATAAATACAAGTACGGAGAAATGTTGGTAGAAAAAAACATAACTCTTTACTCTACTTGTGAACATCACCTGTTACCAATAGTAGGTATTGCACACGTTGCCTACATCTCTAATGGTACTGTTGTTGGTTTATCTAAAATGAACCGTATTGTAGATTATTATGCAAAAAGGCCACAAGTACAAGAAAGACTAAACATACAAATTGTTAGAGAATTACAAGAGGTTTTAGGAACTGAAGATGTAGCTTGCGTTATAGATGCAAAACACCTTTGCGTAAACTCTAGAGGTATTAGAGATATACAAAGTAGCACTGTTACTGCAGAGTATGGCGGTAAATTTAAAGAACAAGCTACCCGTAAAGAATTTTTAGATTATATAAAGCTAGACACCAACTTTTAA
- the lgt gene encoding prolipoprotein diacylglyceryl transferase — translation MHFLSILWNPNETLFNIGEIQIKYYNLLWITSFALGWVIIKKIFTNEKKPIEQLDSLFLYTVIATMLGARLGHVFFYDWAYYQNHLIEILLPIRENPSGRLFGIITGYEFTGFAGLASHGAALGVIIGMYLYSRKYPDYKILWLLDRLVVPVSIGAFFVRLGNFFNSEINGKITEKTFVFATKFIRDSDDMPASRALALTKERTVNAAYNAIENNPKFASILESIPFRHPAQLYEGVCYIFVFIILSYFYWKTDKKDKSGFLFGLFLMLLWTIRFFVEFVKKSQGGFEESLGTLSTGQWLSIPFILIGAYFVFRPKKA, via the coding sequence ATGCATTTTTTAAGTATATTATGGAACCCTAACGAAACTTTATTCAACATTGGGGAAATACAAATAAAATACTATAACCTATTATGGATTACCTCTTTTGCCTTAGGATGGGTAATTATAAAAAAGATTTTTACTAACGAGAAAAAACCAATAGAGCAATTAGACTCTCTATTTTTATACACAGTTATTGCTACTATGCTGGGGGCTCGTTTAGGTCATGTATTCTTTTATGACTGGGCATACTACCAAAATCACCTAATAGAGATTTTACTTCCAATTAGAGAAAACCCTAGCGGAAGACTATTTGGAATAATAACTGGCTATGAGTTTACAGGCTTTGCTGGTCTTGCTAGTCACGGTGCTGCATTAGGTGTTATTATTGGCATGTATTTATACAGCAGAAAGTACCCAGACTATAAAATTTTATGGCTTTTAGATAGGTTAGTTGTACCTGTTTCAATTGGCGCATTTTTTGTAAGACTAGGAAACTTTTTTAATTCTGAGATTAATGGTAAAATCACAGAAAAAACATTTGTTTTTGCTACAAAATTTATACGAGATTCTGATGATATGCCTGCCTCAAGAGCATTAGCACTAACTAAAGAAAGAACAGTTAATGCTGCATACAACGCCATTGAAAACAACCCAAAATTTGCTTCAATTTTAGAAAGTATACCATTTAGACACCCTGCACAATTGTATGAAGGTGTTTGCTATATTTTTGTATTTATTATTTTATCATACTTTTACTGGAAAACAGATAAAAAAGACAAATCAGGCTTTTTATTTGGTTTATTTTTAATGCTATTGTGGACTATACGTTTCTTTGTAGAGTTTGTAAAGAAAAGTCAAGGTGGTTTTGAAGAGTCTTTAGGCACATTATCTACAGGGCAATGGCTAAGTATTCCTTTTATACTAATAGGCGCTTATTTTGTATTTAGACCTAAAAAAGCTTAA
- the cysS gene encoding cysteine--tRNA ligase, translated as MQLYKNQTIKVYNSLSGKKEEFKPINDGHIGMYVCGPTVYSNVHLGNCRTFMSFDMIFRYFKHLGYKVRYVRNITDAGHLVDDADEGEDKIAKKARLEQIEPMEVVQRYTVDFHNTLQKFNFLPPSIEPTATGHIIEQIEIIKEIIEKGFAYEVNGSVYFDVVEFNKTNDYGILSGRKLEDMIANTRELAAQSDKKNPQDFALWKKAEPEHIMRWPSPWGDGFPGWHLECTAMSTKYLGETFDIHGGGMDLKFPHHECEIAQAQASNGSAPVNYWLHANMLTLNGKKMSKSTDNNIYPNEIFSGDNNILSKAFSPSAVRFFMMQAHYTSILDLSNDALLASEKGYLKLMEAITSLKAIETGSKTEFDVAAWQQKCYDAMNDDFNSPILIAHLFEAVKHINLIKDGKETITKEDKELLENTLNTFAFDILGLTGVNEDANGNSEKLEEVVNLLIQLRNDARSNKDFALSDQIRDQLLAIGIQLKDGKDGTTFSAS; from the coding sequence ATGCAACTATATAAAAATCAGACAATAAAAGTTTACAATTCCCTTTCTGGAAAAAAAGAAGAGTTTAAACCTATAAACGATGGGCACATTGGTATGTACGTGTGTGGGCCAACAGTTTACAGCAATGTACACTTAGGTAATTGCCGTACGTTTATGTCTTTTGATATGATTTTTAGATACTTTAAGCATTTAGGGTATAAAGTACGCTATGTACGTAATATAACAGATGCTGGGCATTTAGTTGATGATGCAGACGAAGGAGAAGATAAAATTGCAAAAAAAGCACGTTTAGAGCAAATAGAGCCTATGGAGGTAGTACAACGCTACACCGTAGATTTTCACAATACATTACAAAAATTTAATTTTTTACCTCCTAGTATAGAACCTACTGCAACCGGACACATTATAGAGCAAATAGAAATTATTAAAGAAATTATTGAAAAAGGATTTGCTTATGAGGTTAATGGCTCTGTATATTTTGATGTTGTTGAATTTAATAAAACAAACGACTACGGAATTTTAAGCGGTAGAAAACTAGAAGATATGATTGCCAATACAAGAGAATTGGCAGCGCAAAGTGATAAGAAAAATCCACAAGATTTTGCCCTTTGGAAAAAAGCAGAACCAGAACATATTATGCGCTGGCCTTCTCCTTGGGGAGATGGTTTTCCGGGTTGGCATTTAGAGTGTACAGCAATGAGCACAAAATATTTAGGTGAAACTTTTGATATACATGGTGGTGGTATGGATTTAAAATTTCCGCATCATGAGTGCGAAATTGCACAAGCACAAGCTAGTAACGGATCTGCTCCAGTAAACTATTGGTTACACGCAAATATGCTTACGCTTAACGGTAAAAAAATGTCTAAATCTACAGACAATAACATTTATCCGAACGAGATATTTAGTGGAGACAATAATATTTTAAGCAAAGCTTTTTCTCCATCTGCGGTTCGCTTTTTTATGATGCAAGCACATTACACTAGCATTTTAGACCTTAGCAATGATGCCTTGTTGGCATCTGAAAAAGGATACCTAAAACTAATGGAGGCTATTACATCTTTAAAAGCAATAGAGACTGGCAGTAAAACTGAATTTGATGTAGCTGCTTGGCAACAGAAATGTTATGATGCAATGAATGACGATTTTAACTCGCCAATTTTAATTGCACATTTATTTGAAGCAGTAAAACACATTAACCTTATAAAAGACGGTAAAGAAACTATCACCAAAGAAGACAAAGAGTTATTAGAAAATACACTAAACACTTTTGCTTTTGATATTTTAGGACTTACTGGCGTTAATGAAGACGCTAATGGCAACTCAGAAAAACTAGAAGAAGTAGTAAACTTGCTAATACAATTACGTAATGATGCACGTAGCAATAAAGATTTTGCTTTATCAGACCAAATACGTGACCAATTATTAGCTATAGGTATACAATTAAAAGATGGTAAAGATGGTACTACGTTTAGTGCATCATAA
- the yidD gene encoding membrane protein insertion efficiency factor YidD, translating into MIKKILIAPFLLLVKIYQTVISPLTPASCRYSPTCSQYTVEALKKHGLFKGGWLATKRIFSCHPWGGSGYDPVP; encoded by the coding sequence ATGATAAAAAAAATACTGATAGCACCTTTTCTTCTATTAGTAAAAATATATCAAACTGTTATATCACCTTTAACTCCTGCTAGTTGCAGGTATTCACCAACGTGCTCACAATACACTGTAGAAGCCTTAAAAAAGCACGGATTATTTAAAGGAGGTTGGCTAGCAACTAAACGTATTTTTAGCTGTCATCCTTGGGGCGGTAGCGGATATGACCCCGTTCCTTAG